One Littorina saxatilis isolate snail1 linkage group LG12, US_GU_Lsax_2.0, whole genome shotgun sequence genomic region harbors:
- the LOC138982100 gene encoding neurotensin receptor type 1-like: MTTTTTTTTTSSSFYSFNVTDMDNDSRVMSAEQYAEIEASRKIFETAVGIGKYYLWILFALGFPGNCAAIVTIFRMRPMGTFPVFVVMLAVMDTLALLVKLLHYQLIGHQLDMGDAGCSLLRFLGSWTSAYCSWILVFMALERYAAVRFPLKMSMHGGCNAHKVVSVLVVVGIIVALIYMPLLWTSETVTSPNLQCQFKEEYADLMNHAYHWVLGAVYAFFPFCLLTVVNFLIARQIRVSFTVRKDMRNMQLLPQSGQASSDVLIQRQRPYPEVRANVKQVNVMLLSATVVFVILTFPICIYLLVDVYWQTDPGYTTSAAVKFLCQQLAFLLVDSTHAVNFYLYFLSARRFRQQFLSPLACWSGCKCNPKAACRKPSCSKQSWAATDQSEVDRL; encoded by the exons atgacgacgacgaccaccaccaccaccacgtcATCATCGTTTTACTCTTTCAACGTCACGGACATGGACAACGACAGCCGCGTCATGTCCGCAGAACAGTACGCAGAGATCGAGGCCTCTCGGAAAATCTTCGAGACAGCCGTGGGCATCGGCAAGTATTACCTGTGGATTCTCTTCGCTCTGGGTTTCCCTGGCAACTGCGCTgccatagtaaccatcttccgCATGAGGCCCATGGGCACCTTCCCCGTGTTCGTGGTCATGCTGGCGGTGATGGATACCCTGGCCCTGCTGGTCAAGCTGCTCCACTACCAGCTGATTGGTCACCAGTTGGACATGGGGGACGCTGGCTGCAGCTTGTTAAG ATTCCTGGGCAGCTGGACCTCAGCCTACTGTAGTTGGATTCTCGTCTTCATGGCGCTGGAGCGCTACGCGGCTGTTCGCTTTCCCCTCAAGATGTCGATGCACGGTGGCTGTAACGCACACAAGGTCGTCTCCGTCCTTGTCGTCGTCGGCATTATCGTGGCTCTCATCTACATGCCGCTGTTGTGGACCAGCGAGACCGTGACCAGCCCTAACCTGCAGTGCCAG TTCAAGGAGGAGTACGCCGACCTTATGAACCACGCGTACCACTGGGTGCTGGGAGCTGTATATGCCTTCTTCCCCTTCTGTCTGCTGACCGTGGTCAACTTTCTGATCGCCAGGCAGATCCGTGTGTCCTTCACGGTCCGCAAAGACATGAGGAACATGCAGCTTCTGCCTCAAAGTGGACAGGCTTCTTCTGATGTATTAATACAACGACAG CGTCCGTATCCGGAGGTCCGTGCGAACGTAAAGCAG GTGAACGTTATGCTGCTGTCAGCCACGGTGGTGTTCGTCATCCTCACCTTCCCCATCTGCATCTACCTGCTGGTGGACGTTTACTGGCAGACCGACCCGGGCTACACAACAAGCGCTGCCGTCAAGTTTCTCTGCCAGCAGCTGGCGTTCCTGCTTGTGGACTCTACACACGCCGTCAACTTCTACCTCTACTTTCTGTCGGCCAGGCGCTTCCGCCAGCAGTTCTTGAGCCCCCTCGCCTGCTGGAGCGGCTGCAAGTGTAACCCCAAGGCAGCCTGCCGCAAGCCTTCTTGCAGCAAGCAGTCGTGGGCTGCTACTGACCAGAGCGAAGTGGACCGTCTGTAA